Genomic segment of Sphingopyxis sp. QXT-31:
TCGTCGTGAGGTGGAACAGAGAGGCCGGCCCTTGCCGGGGTGGCGTGGGACGAACCGGCCCTCTCTGCTCGCGGCTCGATGCCGCGACCGTCACGCTATGGGACCGTCGATGTCGATGCCCTGGGCTTGCTTCGAAACCGGATGGTCGTGCGACGGACCGCCGAGGCGTCGACCAAAGCGGACGCTGGCGCGACGAAAATGTCAGGCGAGGCCGAGCCGCTCCAGCACGGCGCGGACATAGCTCGGCCCGACCTGCACGACCGCGCCATCTTCCATTTCGAGTGCGATGAGTCCCTTGCCAAGCCGCTGCACCGCTTTCACGAGCGCGGGCCGGATGAAGGCGGAGCGATGGACACGCATGATCTGCGCGGGGTCGAGCAGCTGCTCCAGCGCCGTCATCGAAATACGGTGGATATAGCTTCGCGTCGCGGTGTGGAGGAGCACATAGTCGCGGGCGGCCTCGACCCATTCGATCTGCGCAACGGGGAGGCGGAGGTTGCCGCTCGCGACCTGGACCCAAATTGCCTCTTCGCGCGCGGCCGCCGGAGCGTTTGCCATCCGGTCGGCCGCATCTCGCATCGCCTGCCGCCGCCGCGCCCGTTCGACTGCCTGGCGGAGCCGGTCGAAGCGCACGGGTTTAAGCAGATA
This window contains:
- a CDS encoding LytR/AlgR family response regulator transcription factor → MSTLHVLLVDDEPLALRRLETLFGDIDDVEVVGTASTGEEAEDRIAKLRPDLVMLDISMPQKSGIRVAADLVADPRPEIIFVTAFEQYAPDAFEVDAADYLLKPVRFDRLRQAVERARRRQAMRDAADRMANAPAAAREEAIWVQVASGNLRLPVAQIEWVEAARDYVLLHTATRSYIHRISMTALEQLLDPAQIMRVHRSAFIRPALVKAVQRLGKGLIALEMEDGAVVQVGPSYVRAVLERLGLA